One genomic segment of Myxococcales bacterium includes these proteins:
- a CDS encoding TonB C-terminal domain-containing protein, translating into MSRAATLSAFRPMEVGVAVASASLIQALFFVLLIAAGRTRAEIKAKEEVIPRELPMAVKPVMDDLPLLKLGGKRMKPKLPEMWKKLAPTPIQRLEEKSAPSEKAKDDPETIPTSEVVKGDAAAPPPDADLAKEVDPVLQDLDAAVAETEPEVEGPGAKDGVKEGTETDPLKARAVDQYKMKVLGWFNSRFKPPIGQIPCDELHKLSSSVVANVSSDGTVTGYSVSRPSGNAAFDAKVTATMSAIVGQQLPPPPPLYPDILGSSIHPTFSGKGAKCE; encoded by the coding sequence ATGAGCCGAGCTGCCACACTCTCAGCGTTCAGGCCGATGGAAGTCGGCGTCGCCGTTGCGTCGGCATCGCTCATCCAAGCCCTGTTCTTCGTGCTCCTGATCGCAGCCGGGAGGACTCGCGCCGAGATCAAGGCGAAGGAAGAGGTAATCCCTCGCGAGCTGCCGATGGCCGTCAAACCGGTGATGGACGATCTTCCGCTCCTGAAGCTTGGCGGCAAACGCATGAAGCCCAAGCTGCCCGAGATGTGGAAGAAGCTCGCCCCGACACCAATCCAGCGCCTCGAAGAGAAGAGCGCGCCCAGCGAAAAAGCCAAGGACGATCCCGAGACCATCCCGACCAGCGAAGTGGTGAAGGGCGACGCGGCGGCGCCGCCGCCGGACGCCGACCTCGCAAAAGAGGTCGACCCGGTGCTGCAGGACCTGGACGCGGCGGTCGCAGAGACCGAGCCCGAGGTCGAAGGGCCAGGCGCGAAGGACGGTGTGAAAGAAGGTACCGAGACCGACCCGCTGAAGGCGCGCGCGGTCGACCAGTACAAGATGAAGGTGCTGGGCTGGTTCAACTCGCGCTTCAAGCCGCCGATCGGTCAGATCCCTTGCGACGAGCTGCACAAGTTGAGCTCCTCGGTCGTTGCGAACGTGAGCTCCGACGGCACCGTCACCGGCTACAGTGTGTCGCGCCCGAGCGGGAACGCCGCCTTCGACGCCAAGGTGACGGCTACGATGTCTGCCATCGTCGGCCAGCAGCTGCCCCCACCCCCACCGCTCTACCCGGACATTCTGGGGTCATCGATTCACCCGACGTTCTCTGGAAAAGGCGCAAAATGCGAGTGA
- a CDS encoding biopolymer transporter ExbD gives MGMQVGSRRRGGFREINVTPLVDVMLVLLIVFMVTAPLLTTGLRIDLPEVKAAETPVKDARLLVTVTKEERVLFGEKDVTGKIGEALRNSMRVQKERELYIRADKDARYGIVAEVVAAARNSGVESLNLLVQPEMEEVADEPKKPAVSGTGGIPKKPAPSQKK, from the coding sequence ATGGGGATGCAGGTTGGCTCGAGGCGCCGGGGCGGATTCCGAGAGATCAACGTCACCCCGTTGGTCGACGTGATGCTCGTGCTGCTGATCGTCTTCATGGTCACCGCACCGCTCCTGACCACCGGCCTGCGCATCGATCTGCCCGAGGTCAAAGCTGCCGAGACACCCGTGAAAGACGCTCGGCTGCTCGTGACGGTGACCAAAGAAGAGCGCGTGCTGTTCGGCGAGAAAGACGTGACCGGAAAGATCGGCGAGGCGCTGCGCAACAGCATGCGAGTTCAGAAGGAGCGCGAGCTCTACATTCGCGCGGACAAGGACGCGCGCTACGGGATCGTGGCGGAAGTGGTGGCGGCGGCTCGCAACAGCGGAGTCGAGTCGCTCAACCTGCTGGTCCAGCCAGAGATGGAAGAGGTCGCCGACGAGCCCAAGAAACCAGCCGTTTCCGGCACTGGTGGAATTCCCAAGAAGCCCGCTCCGTCTCAGAAGAAGTGA